The following coding sequences lie in one Sorex araneus isolate mSorAra2 chromosome 4, mSorAra2.pri, whole genome shotgun sequence genomic window:
- the GPR139 gene encoding probable G-protein coupled receptor 139 isoform X2, whose translation MQLPRVPDKIIEVLEFSSIHTSIWITVPLTIDRYIAVCHPLKYHTVSYPARTRKVIVGVYITCFLTSIPYYWWPNIWTEDYISTSVHHVLIWVHCFTVYLVPCSIFFILNSIIVYKLRRKSNFRLRGYSTGKTTAILFTITSIFATLWAPRIIMILYHLYGAPIENRWLAHIMSDVANMLALLNTAINFFLYCFISKRFRTMAAATLKAFFRCQKQPVQFYTNHNFSITSSPWISPANSHCIKMLVYQYDKNGKPIKVSP comes from the coding sequence ATGCAGCTGCCGCGGGTGCCCGACAAGATCATAGAAGTGCTGGAGTTCTCGTCCATCCACACGTCCATCTGGATCACCGTCCCCTTAACCATCGACCGCTACATCGCCGTGTGCCACCCACTCAAGTACCACACCGTCTCCTACCCGGCCCGCACGCGGAAGGTCATCGTCGGCGTCTACATCACCTGCTTCCTCACCAGCATCCCCTACTACTGGTGGCCCAACATCTGGACCGAAGACTACATCAGCACCTCCGTGCACCACGTGCTCATCTGGGTCCACTGCTTCACCGTGTACCTGGTGCCCTGCTCCATCTTCTTCATCCTGAACTCCATCATCGTGTACAAGCTCCGGAGGAAGAGCAACTTCCGCCTCCGCGGCTACTCCACGGGCAAGACCACCGCCATCCTGTTCACCATCACCTCCATCTTCGCCACCCTCTGGGCCCCCCGCATCATCATGATCCTCTACCACCTCTACGGGGCGCCCATCGAGAACCGCTGGCTGGCGCACATCATGTCCGACGTGGCCAACATGCTGGCCCTCCTGAACACGGCCATCAACTTCTTCCTCTACTGCTTCATCAGCAAGCGCTTCCGCACCATGGCcgccgccacgctcaaggcctTCTTCCGGTGCCAGAAGCAACCCGTGCAGTTCTATACCAACCATAACTTTTCCATAACCAGCAGCCCCTGGATCTCGCCAGCCAACTCGCACTGTATCAAGATGCTGGTGTACCAGTACGACAAAAACGGGAAGCCTATAAAAGTCTCCCCGTGA